Proteins co-encoded in one Longimicrobiales bacterium genomic window:
- a CDS encoding DUF4142 domain-containing protein: MREHGGWMRAAALLVVMAGCANADGEEQVGESSTPAAEVGAPEGDQAAAPSLNDAQIAAIVVTANGIDVANGEQALEKSSNAQVRQFAETMVGTHTAVNESAAELVARLGVTPEENDVSRSLQADAEQTRARLAALSGAEFDRAYIENEIAFHEAVIDAVDSLLIPNATNGELRQTLVDARPVFEGHLTHARTVQQQLSGS, from the coding sequence ATGCGCGAGCATGGTGGATGGATGCGGGCAGCTGCGCTGCTCGTTGTGATGGCTGGATGCGCGAATGCGGACGGGGAGGAGCAGGTCGGGGAGAGCTCGACGCCGGCGGCCGAGGTGGGTGCCCCCGAGGGCGATCAGGCGGCGGCGCCGTCGCTGAACGACGCGCAGATCGCGGCGATCGTCGTTACGGCGAACGGGATCGACGTGGCGAATGGCGAGCAGGCGCTGGAGAAGTCGAGCAATGCGCAGGTACGGCAGTTTGCGGAGACCATGGTCGGCACGCACACGGCGGTGAACGAGAGCGCGGCGGAGCTGGTCGCCCGGCTCGGGGTGACGCCGGAGGAGAACGACGTGAGCCGCTCGCTGCAGGCGGACGCGGAGCAGACGCGGGCGCGCCTGGCTGCTCTTTCGGGTGCGGAGTTCGACCGGGCCTACATCGAGAACGAGATCGCCTTTCACGAAGCGGTCATCGATGCGGTCGATTCACTGCTGATCCCGAACGCGACCAATGGTGAGCTGCGCCAGACGCTGGTGGACGCGCGCCCGGTCTTCGAGGGACACCTGACGCACGCGAGGACGGTGCAGCAGCAGCTCAGCGGGTCCTGA
- a CDS encoding TetR family transcriptional regulator C-terminal domain-containing protein, translating into MPGQKAGEAERRAQILAAAYEIAASDGLARLTVRRVAAEAGLSHGLVHFHFRTKAELLLALLDWVLERTPEYTLAPAARRMEGPVARLLALLRQEISRLTSDRRRVHLFFDFWLIGTRHPGIRSRMLAEFARRRDAFRPMLEELRRAEPDRLRGITVDAMAAALVALIKGAAVQAVLDPRALDTDAFLAAIDALLPQLESAA; encoded by the coding sequence ATGCCCGGACAGAAGGCTGGAGAGGCAGAGCGTCGCGCCCAGATCCTGGCCGCAGCGTACGAGATCGCGGCCAGCGACGGACTCGCCCGACTTACCGTGCGGCGTGTCGCGGCCGAGGCGGGCCTGAGCCACGGCCTGGTGCACTTCCACTTCCGCACCAAGGCGGAGCTGCTCCTGGCGCTCCTGGACTGGGTGCTGGAACGCACGCCCGAGTACACACTGGCGCCCGCTGCCCGCAGGATGGAGGGTCCGGTCGCCAGGCTGCTCGCCCTGCTGCGCCAGGAGATCTCCCGCCTCACCAGCGATCGGCGTCGCGTGCACCTGTTCTTCGATTTCTGGCTGATCGGCACGCGGCACCCCGGCATCCGGAGCCGCATGCTCGCCGAGTTCGCCCGCCGACGGGACGCGTTCCGGCCGATGCTGGAGGAACTGCGTCGCGCGGAGCCCGATCGGCTGCGTGGCATCACGGTCGACGCCATGGCGGCCGCACTCGTCGCTCTGATCAAGGGCGCCGCCGTGCAGGCGGTGCTGGACCCCCGCGCGCTCGATACCGATGCGTTCCTGGCCGCGATCGACGCCCTGCTGCCTCAGCTGGAATCAGCAGCATGA
- the sulP gene encoding sulfate permease — MLVPKLVTTLRNYTRAQFTADLTAGLIVGIVALPLAIAFAIASGVTPDRGLWTAIIAGFLISALGGSRVQIGGPTGAFVVIVYGIVQQYGVDGLLIATIMAGLLLVALGLTGLGNAVKFIPYPVVIGFTSGIALIIFSSQVKDLLGLRMGEVPADFLEKWAAYLDNLGSANPAAIGVAALALGIILLWPRVSRRIPGPFVALVVTTLLVRFTPLDVETIGSRFGSISASLPSPSLPDVDLATVRALVGPALAIALLGAIESLLSAVVADGMIGGKHRSNMELVAQGVANVVTPVFGGIPATGAIARTATNVRNGGRTPVAGMVHAVTLLLITLFFGRLAAYIPFATLGAILVVVSWNMSEAHAFRAEFRGPKSDILVMLSTFGLTVLVDLSVAIQVGMVLATFLFMKRMSEVTNVQVMTREFQDNGDTYQSDPNGLRGHTIPPGVEVYEINGPFFFGAAKTFKEQVESVLGKPKVLILRMRNVPAIDSTGLHALREMVHSSRRAGTLILLSDVHSQPMVALGRSHLLEDIGEEAIIPTLEEALARAREHLAGVQPVAHAGAE, encoded by the coding sequence GTGCTCGTTCCAAAGCTGGTCACCACCCTTCGCAATTACACACGCGCACAATTCACGGCTGACCTGACGGCGGGACTGATCGTCGGGATCGTCGCCCTGCCGCTGGCGATCGCATTCGCGATTGCGAGCGGTGTCACGCCCGACCGCGGTCTGTGGACGGCGATCATCGCGGGCTTTCTGATCAGCGCGCTCGGCGGCTCACGCGTGCAGATCGGCGGCCCGACGGGCGCGTTCGTCGTGATCGTGTACGGCATCGTGCAGCAGTACGGTGTGGACGGCCTGCTGATCGCGACCATCATGGCGGGGCTGCTGCTCGTCGCACTGGGGCTCACGGGACTGGGCAACGCGGTCAAGTTCATCCCGTACCCGGTCGTAATCGGATTCACGAGCGGCATCGCGCTGATCATCTTCTCGAGCCAGGTGAAGGACCTGCTCGGGCTGCGTATGGGTGAGGTGCCTGCGGATTTCCTGGAGAAGTGGGCCGCCTACCTGGACAACCTGGGCAGTGCGAATCCCGCGGCGATCGGGGTCGCCGCGCTCGCGCTCGGGATCATCCTGCTCTGGCCGCGCGTGAGCCGGCGCATTCCCGGACCCTTCGTCGCGCTCGTGGTGACCACGCTGCTCGTGCGGTTCACGCCGCTGGATGTGGAAACGATCGGCTCCCGGTTCGGCTCGATCTCCGCCTCGCTGCCGTCACCGTCGCTACCCGACGTCGATCTTGCGACGGTCCGTGCGCTGGTGGGGCCCGCCCTGGCGATCGCGCTGCTGGGCGCGATCGAATCGCTGCTCTCGGCGGTGGTCGCGGACGGCATGATCGGCGGCAAGCACCGCTCGAACATGGAGCTGGTCGCGCAGGGCGTTGCGAACGTCGTCACGCCGGTGTTCGGCGGCATTCCTGCGACGGGCGCGATCGCACGCACCGCGACCAACGTGCGCAACGGCGGCCGCACCCCCGTCGCGGGGATGGTGCACGCGGTGACGCTGCTGCTGATCACGCTGTTCTTCGGTCGGCTCGCCGCATACATCCCGTTTGCGACGCTGGGCGCGATCCTGGTCGTCGTGTCGTGGAACATGAGCGAGGCTCACGCGTTCAGGGCGGAGTTCCGCGGACCGAAGAGCGACATCCTGGTGATGCTTTCGACGTTCGGTCTCACGGTTCTCGTGGACCTCTCGGTGGCGATCCAGGTGGGTATGGTGCTGGCGACGTTCCTCTTCATGAAGCGGATGTCGGAGGTCACGAACGTGCAGGTCATGACGCGTGAGTTCCAGGACAACGGAGACACCTACCAGTCGGACCCCAACGGACTGCGCGGCCACACGATCCCGCCCGGCGTGGAAGTATACGAGATCAACGGTCCATTCTTCTTCGGTGCGGCGAAGACGTTCAAGGAGCAGGTCGAATCGGTCCTCGGGAAACCGAAGGTGCTGATCCTGCGCATGCGCAACGTGCCTGCGATCGACTCGACGGGCCTGCACGCGCTGCGGGAAATGGTACACAGCTCGCGGCGTGCGGGCACGCTCATCCTGCTGTCGGACGTGCACTCGCAGCCGATGGTAGCGCTCGGCCGCTCGCACCTGCTGGAAGACATCGGCGAAGAGGCGATCATTCCCACGCTGGAGGAGGCGCTCGCACGGGCGCGCGAGCACCTTGCGGGTGTGCAGCCCGTCGCGCACGCAGGCGCGGAGTAG